The Mycolicibacterium boenickei genome has a segment encoding these proteins:
- a CDS encoding alpha/beta fold hydrolase, translating into MALPDLVLVHGGEHAADCWDLTIAELHRQAPDLRTLAVDLPGRGAKPGDLATATIDEWVDSVVADIDDADLGAIVIVGHSMAGVTVPGVVAKLGTPRVREMILATAFVPGQGQAIVDTLGGPLAFFARRAAKGGNPVKIPQLAAQYAFCNGMTRAQRQFTLTRLYAESARIPAEPVDRSGLPDDVPRTWILTTRDRALSQKSQQASITALGGVQHVIPIDACHEVMISHPEVLAGILIERCRLRGEA; encoded by the coding sequence ATGGCGCTTCCCGATCTCGTCCTAGTCCATGGCGGCGAGCATGCCGCCGACTGCTGGGATCTCACTATTGCCGAATTACACCGTCAGGCACCGGATTTGCGCACCCTGGCGGTCGATCTCCCCGGCCGCGGCGCCAAGCCGGGTGATCTCGCCACCGCGACCATCGACGAATGGGTGGATTCGGTGGTCGCCGATATCGACGACGCAGACCTGGGCGCCATCGTGATCGTCGGCCACTCGATGGCCGGCGTCACGGTACCCGGTGTGGTGGCCAAGCTTGGCACGCCGCGGGTACGGGAGATGATCCTGGCGACCGCGTTTGTGCCCGGGCAAGGCCAGGCGATCGTGGACACTCTTGGCGGCCCGTTGGCGTTCTTTGCGCGCCGCGCCGCGAAAGGAGGCAACCCGGTGAAGATTCCACAGCTCGCGGCGCAATATGCCTTCTGCAACGGCATGACACGCGCACAACGCCAGTTCACGCTGACGCGCCTCTACGCCGAGTCCGCCCGCATTCCTGCCGAACCGGTCGACCGCAGCGGACTCCCCGACGATGTCCCGCGAACCTGGATTCTGACCACCCGGGACCGGGCGCTGTCACAGAAGTCCCAGCAGGCCAGCATCACGGCACTCGGCGGGGTACAGCACGTGATCCCCATCGATGCCTGTCACGAGGTCATGATCAGTCATCCAGAAGTGTTGGCAGGCATTCTGATCGAGCGGTGCCGGCTGCGAGGAGAAGCGTGA
- a CDS encoding thioesterase family protein: protein MTNSSAKPSCFFVTDGNGYVPTPLARGPWGPSLSGHYVGGLLGRAVEQEVNDADSDLQPARLTVDLLRPVALSPLQVHSSVVREGRRLRLVDATMTQNDIMVARASALFLRRSEHTTDKVWTMPMTMPAIPAGLDAVNDDHLMLFHSYGRDPVAGSPGVGVDEWRHGGQKFAWVRETKSLVDDEPLSPFTRAAMAGDVTSSITHWGTDGLQFINADYTVTLSRLPEGPYIGLASVTHYGHAGVGTGVATLFDALGPIGSGMATALVNPGFTPPRSLVPS, encoded by the coding sequence GTGACAAACTCATCGGCGAAGCCGTCCTGTTTCTTCGTCACCGATGGCAATGGTTATGTGCCAACCCCTTTGGCGAGAGGGCCGTGGGGTCCGTCGCTCAGCGGTCACTATGTGGGTGGATTGCTCGGGCGGGCTGTCGAGCAGGAAGTCAACGATGCCGATAGTGATCTGCAGCCCGCCCGGCTGACGGTCGACCTGCTCAGACCGGTGGCTCTGTCACCGCTGCAGGTGCATTCGTCGGTGGTGCGCGAAGGCCGCCGGCTTCGGCTGGTGGACGCGACGATGACGCAGAACGACATCATGGTGGCGCGGGCCAGCGCGTTGTTCCTCCGCCGCAGCGAGCACACCACAGACAAGGTGTGGACAATGCCGATGACGATGCCGGCGATCCCCGCTGGACTCGACGCGGTGAACGACGACCACCTCATGCTGTTCCATTCATACGGCCGCGATCCAGTCGCGGGCAGTCCGGGTGTCGGGGTCGACGAATGGCGACACGGTGGGCAGAAGTTCGCGTGGGTGCGGGAGACGAAGTCGCTCGTCGACGACGAGCCGCTCTCCCCTTTCACGCGCGCCGCGATGGCCGGGGACGTGACCAGCTCGATAACCCATTGGGGCACAGACGGACTGCAATTCATCAACGCCGACTACACCGTCACGCTCAGCCGGTTGCCAGAAGGTCCCTACATCGGTTTGGCGTCAGTCACGCACTACGGCCATGCCGGGGTCGGCACCGGCGTCGCCACCCTCTTCGACGCGTTGGGGCCTATCGGCAGCGGTATGGCAACCGCGTTGGTGAACCCCGGATTCACGCCACCGCGGTCGTTGGTACCGAGCTGA
- a CDS encoding CaiB/BaiF CoA transferase family protein → MQKPMTGVRVLEVAQFTFVPSAGAVLADWGADVIKIENPVTGDGQRGLVTVGGRSATAPGVAFAPMMEAPNRGKRSVGLSLALNHSRPVFEELVRRSDVFLTNYLPQARAKLRIDLDAIRRINPSIIYVAGSGFGSEGPDRDSGAHDVTAFWARSGSADEVTHTDSERSAGMPAAGYGDNMGGITIAGAVAAALYGRQTTGQTSVIDVSLLAVGAWANQFNLNLAMLYDCPLPKIDHRGQAPGNPLTGAYRCSDGRFIQLSMLQPTRYWSPVCRVFGLEEAADDERFASLESLAAHAEEATELIAYAIGSRTLEQCRHLLNQSGGQWAPVQDAWETANDESLIANGRIADVIDAQGNKQRLVANPVKFDEATVHLTRAPMFAEHTDEVLRELGICDHELVELKMEGAIT, encoded by the coding sequence ATGCAGAAACCGATGACAGGGGTGCGTGTCCTGGAAGTCGCACAGTTCACCTTCGTGCCCTCGGCGGGCGCGGTGCTCGCCGATTGGGGCGCCGATGTCATCAAGATCGAGAATCCGGTAACCGGTGACGGCCAAAGGGGATTGGTGACCGTCGGCGGCCGCTCGGCCACCGCACCGGGGGTTGCGTTCGCGCCGATGATGGAGGCGCCGAACCGCGGCAAGCGTAGCGTCGGGCTGTCCCTGGCGCTCAACCACTCGCGCCCGGTGTTCGAGGAACTCGTTCGGCGCAGTGATGTCTTCCTGACCAACTACCTACCGCAGGCGCGGGCCAAGCTCCGGATCGACCTTGATGCGATCCGGCGGATCAATCCGTCGATCATCTATGTGGCGGGCAGTGGATTCGGCAGCGAAGGGCCGGACCGGGACTCCGGCGCACACGATGTAACGGCATTCTGGGCGCGCTCGGGCAGCGCCGACGAGGTGACGCACACCGACTCCGAGAGGTCGGCTGGTATGCCTGCCGCTGGGTACGGCGACAACATGGGCGGCATCACCATCGCGGGCGCGGTCGCTGCGGCGTTGTACGGCAGGCAGACCACCGGCCAGACCTCGGTCATCGACGTTTCCCTGCTGGCGGTGGGTGCATGGGCCAACCAATTCAATCTGAACCTGGCGATGCTGTACGACTGCCCGTTACCGAAAATCGATCACCGCGGCCAAGCCCCGGGTAACCCACTCACAGGGGCGTACCGGTGTTCTGATGGCCGGTTCATCCAATTGTCGATGCTGCAGCCGACTCGCTATTGGTCTCCCGTCTGCCGAGTGTTCGGTCTGGAGGAAGCCGCCGATGACGAGAGGTTCGCCTCGCTTGAATCCCTGGCGGCACACGCCGAGGAGGCCACCGAGCTGATCGCGTATGCGATCGGTTCGCGGACCCTTGAGCAGTGCAGGCACCTGCTCAACCAGTCCGGTGGGCAGTGGGCGCCCGTGCAGGACGCCTGGGAGACTGCCAATGACGAATCGCTGATCGCCAACGGGCGTATCGCCGATGTCATTGATGCACAAGGTAATAAGCAACGGCTGGTGGCCAATCCGGTGAAGTTCGACGAGGCGACGGTGCATCTCACCCGGGCGCCGATGTTTGCCGAACACACCGACGAGGTATTGCGGGAACTCGGCATCTGCGATCACGAGTTGGTTGAGCTGAAGATGGAAGGGGCCATCACCTGA
- a CDS encoding TetR/AcrR family transcriptional regulator, with amino-acid sequence MTSVSGRASSGRAAPWGADAPVGEEQARERLLAAAEACYLERGPARTRMSDIANKAGVHRRTLYDYFPTKDALLAASFVRATSAVIDATGPLWNTDEPFLDRLVNATAVGLKAARSSPTMALLIGTDDLGRTFHAAEASEAWSQHLAQVLGQRLEVAQAAGEVRDDLAADTMAHWVTRIAFSLVAEPGRPEDGGDAGLLRAFLPACLAPRTR; translated from the coding sequence ATGACGAGCGTGTCGGGGCGAGCGAGTTCGGGGCGAGCCGCCCCGTGGGGAGCGGATGCGCCTGTCGGCGAAGAGCAGGCCCGGGAGCGATTGTTGGCCGCAGCCGAAGCGTGCTACCTAGAGCGCGGTCCGGCCCGTACCCGGATGAGCGACATAGCCAACAAGGCCGGCGTGCATCGACGCACCCTGTACGACTACTTCCCCACCAAGGACGCGCTGCTGGCCGCGTCATTCGTGCGCGCGACCAGTGCCGTAATCGACGCCACCGGACCGCTGTGGAATACCGACGAACCGTTCCTCGACCGCCTCGTCAATGCGACAGCGGTCGGGTTGAAGGCAGCGCGCAGCTCACCGACCATGGCGCTGCTGATTGGCACCGACGACCTGGGCCGGACCTTCCACGCAGCAGAGGCTTCCGAAGCCTGGAGTCAGCACCTCGCGCAGGTGCTGGGACAACGCCTGGAAGTGGCCCAGGCCGCCGGCGAAGTCCGCGACGATCTCGCCGCTGACACCATGGCGCACTGGGTGACCCGTATCGCGTTCAGCCTCGTTGCCGAACCCGGTCGGCCCGAGGACGGCGGCGACGCAGGGCTCCTCCGCGCGTTCCTGCCCGCTTGCTTGGCTCCTCGAACGCGTTAG
- a CDS encoding PaaI family thioesterase, which yields MNLEGAIPIADFLGLRAADEHPDGAWVGEMYAGPQTLNLADSVHGGATATMIDWVAGWGALHLTGCAGSTTDVFVRYLAPAREGSTLRATTTVDRVGATTIALSVRVSDDTGRLIAVGNIGYTITYRTQ from the coding sequence GTGAATCTCGAGGGTGCGATCCCCATTGCCGACTTTCTCGGGCTGCGTGCTGCAGACGAGCATCCCGACGGCGCTTGGGTGGGTGAGATGTACGCCGGGCCCCAGACTCTCAACCTTGCCGATTCGGTTCATGGTGGCGCGACCGCGACGATGATCGATTGGGTGGCGGGCTGGGGCGCATTACATCTCACCGGATGTGCGGGATCGACTACAGACGTATTCGTCCGCTACCTTGCGCCGGCCCGCGAGGGTTCGACGCTGCGCGCGACCACCACGGTCGACCGCGTCGGTGCGACGACGATTGCCCTCTCGGTAAGGGTGTCCGATGACACCGGGCGGCTGATCGCGGTCGGCAACATCGGGTACACCATCACCTATCGAACGCAGTGA
- a CDS encoding enoyl-CoA hydratase-related protein has product MTDAAIVERKGNVALITINRPDARNAVNGAVSTAVGDALEAAQQDPDVWAVVLTGAGDKSFCAGADLKAISRGENLFHDTHPEWGFAGYVHHFIDKPTIAAVNGTALGGGSELALASDLVVAGETASFGLPEVKRGLIAGAGGVFRIVEQLPRKVALELVFTGEPITADEALRWGLINQVVPDGTVVEAALALAERITVNAPLSVQASKRLAYGADDGVIASEEPKWDRTSREFALLLKSEDAQEGPLAFAQKRQPIWKAR; this is encoded by the coding sequence ATGACTGACGCCGCCATCGTGGAGCGCAAGGGCAACGTCGCACTCATCACGATCAACCGGCCGGACGCCCGCAACGCGGTCAACGGTGCGGTGAGCACGGCGGTCGGCGACGCGCTGGAGGCGGCGCAACAGGATCCCGATGTGTGGGCGGTGGTGCTCACCGGCGCCGGAGACAAATCGTTCTGCGCCGGTGCGGACCTCAAGGCGATCTCGCGTGGCGAGAACCTGTTCCACGACACGCACCCGGAGTGGGGTTTCGCCGGTTATGTTCACCACTTCATCGACAAGCCCACCATCGCCGCGGTCAACGGCACCGCCCTGGGCGGCGGATCGGAGTTGGCGCTGGCCAGCGATCTGGTGGTCGCCGGTGAGACGGCCAGTTTCGGGCTGCCCGAGGTCAAACGCGGCCTGATCGCCGGCGCGGGTGGCGTATTCCGGATCGTCGAACAACTGCCGCGCAAGGTGGCGCTCGAACTCGTGTTCACCGGCGAACCGATCACCGCTGATGAGGCGTTGCGATGGGGGCTGATCAACCAGGTAGTGCCAGACGGCACCGTGGTGGAAGCGGCACTGGCGCTCGCCGAGCGGATCACGGTGAACGCGCCGTTGTCGGTACAGGCCAGCAAGCGGCTCGCGTACGGCGCCGACGACGGTGTCATCGCCTCTGAGGAACCCAAGTGGGACCGCACTTCGCGTGAGTTCGCGTTGCTCCTGAAATCCGAAGACGCACAGGAAGGCCCGTTGGCCTTCGCGCAGAAGCGTCAACCCATATGGAAGGCGCGCTAA
- a CDS encoding ferredoxin, with protein MQVHLDRSKCVGHAQCYAVDPDLFPIDDSGYSALEPTEVGPGDQQRVRDGVAACPELALVLEEE; from the coding sequence GTGCAGGTTCATCTCGACCGGTCGAAATGTGTAGGCCACGCGCAGTGTTACGCCGTCGATCCGGATCTCTTCCCGATCGATGACTCGGGCTACTCGGCACTTGAGCCGACCGAAGTCGGGCCTGGGGATCAGCAGCGCGTCCGCGATGGAGTTGCCGCATGCCCTGAATTGGCTCTGGTGCTCGAAGAGGAGTGA
- a CDS encoding acyl-CoA dehydrogenase family protein, producing MTSELNNEETMLVETVRTFIDRDVKPSVREVEHANEYPHAWIEQMKRIGIFGLAVPEEYGGSPVSMPCYVQVTQELARGWMSLAGAMGGHTVVAKLISLFGTEEQRRKYLPDMATGENRATMALTEPGGGSDLQAMTTTARADGDELVINGTKTWISNARRSNLIALLCKTDPQASPRHRGISVVLVEHRPGLTVSRDLPKLGYKGVESCELSFDDCRVPQSAILGGEPGKGFAQMMKGLETGRIQVASRALGVATAALEDALKYAQERESFGQPIWKHQAVGNYLADMATKLTAARQLTRHAAERYDSGERCDMEAGMAKLFASEAAMQIALDAVRIHGGYGYSTEYDVERYFRDAPLMIVGEGTNEIQRNVIAAQLVSRGTL from the coding sequence ATGACGTCCGAGCTCAACAACGAAGAGACCATGCTGGTCGAGACGGTGCGGACGTTCATCGACCGTGACGTGAAACCCTCGGTGCGCGAGGTCGAACACGCGAACGAATACCCACATGCGTGGATCGAACAAATGAAGCGCATCGGAATCTTCGGCCTGGCCGTGCCCGAGGAGTACGGCGGATCACCCGTGTCGATGCCCTGCTACGTGCAGGTGACGCAGGAGCTTGCCAGAGGCTGGATGAGTTTGGCCGGTGCGATGGGTGGGCACACCGTGGTCGCCAAGCTGATCTCGCTATTCGGTACCGAGGAACAGCGTCGAAAGTATCTACCGGACATGGCAACCGGTGAGAACCGGGCAACGATGGCACTCACCGAGCCTGGTGGCGGTTCGGATCTGCAGGCGATGACGACCACGGCGCGCGCCGATGGCGACGAGCTCGTCATCAACGGCACAAAGACCTGGATCAGCAATGCCCGCCGATCCAATCTGATTGCCCTGCTGTGTAAAACGGATCCACAGGCTTCGCCGCGCCATCGCGGCATCTCGGTGGTGTTGGTCGAGCACCGGCCCGGCCTGACCGTGTCGCGGGATCTGCCTAAGCTCGGGTACAAGGGCGTGGAGAGTTGCGAGCTCTCGTTCGACGATTGCCGGGTGCCGCAGTCCGCAATACTCGGCGGCGAGCCCGGCAAGGGATTCGCCCAGATGATGAAAGGCCTTGAGACAGGACGAATTCAAGTGGCATCGCGCGCACTCGGCGTGGCGACCGCGGCACTCGAAGACGCTCTCAAATACGCGCAGGAACGCGAAAGCTTTGGTCAGCCGATCTGGAAACACCAGGCGGTGGGCAACTATCTGGCCGACATGGCAACCAAACTCACCGCGGCCAGACAGCTCACTCGGCATGCCGCGGAGCGCTACGACAGCGGTGAACGCTGCGATATGGAAGCCGGGATGGCCAAACTGTTCGCCTCAGAGGCTGCCATGCAGATCGCCCTGGACGCGGTCCGCATCCACGGCGGTTACGGGTATTCGACCGAATACGACGTCGAGCGCTACTTCCGCGACGCCCCACTGATGATCGTCGGCGAAGGCACGAACGAGATCCAGCGCAACGTCATCGCCGCGCAACTGGTCTCCCGCGGAACCCTGTAA
- a CDS encoding FAD-dependent oxidoreductase: protein MAYVITQNCCKDGSCVPVCPVSCIRPAGSPGEFTGTEMLYIDPDACIDCGACLEECPVDAIFYDEDLPPDQERFREINARFFERHPLQIHSQETPLERHGVKPGALRVAVVGAGPAACYASTALIGVDGVEVNLFERLPTPFGLIRAGVAPDHQHTKSVVRIFDHTFTNKRFECYLNVEIGSDLTHDELLAHHHAVIYAVGASRSRELDLPGNELPGNHSAVDFVGWYNGHPDHAHHVFDLSGERAVIIGNGNVALDVARVLLLDTDHLATTDIAPYALAALSDSRIREVVVLARRGPRDAAFSTGEFLALGHLPGVDVIIDSTDLATRPDDDVETVLKLQIAREYADRPSTAANKRIVFRFAASPTEVVGSDRAEGLRVATNGSPESELLTAPLILRAIGYQGSAIDSLPFDAARGVVPNEGGRVIDEHGQPVPGVYVTGWIKRGPRGVIGTNRNCAEETVAALLEDFHTGKLAPDVADPAGVRRLLSERGLSPIGWAGWRSIDAAERRRGAEVSRPRVKFTAIADMVSAANL, encoded by the coding sequence GTGGCCTACGTAATCACGCAGAACTGCTGCAAAGACGGCAGTTGCGTCCCGGTCTGCCCGGTGAGCTGCATCCGTCCCGCCGGCAGTCCAGGCGAATTCACCGGGACCGAGATGCTGTACATCGATCCTGACGCGTGCATCGACTGCGGCGCCTGCCTGGAGGAATGCCCAGTCGACGCGATCTTCTACGACGAGGATCTTCCACCCGACCAGGAGCGGTTTCGCGAGATCAATGCCAGATTCTTCGAACGACACCCACTGCAGATCCACAGCCAAGAAACACCGTTGGAACGCCACGGCGTCAAGCCAGGTGCACTGCGGGTTGCCGTCGTCGGCGCCGGTCCTGCCGCCTGCTATGCGTCCACCGCGCTGATCGGCGTCGACGGCGTCGAGGTCAATCTTTTCGAACGCCTCCCCACGCCATTCGGCCTGATCCGCGCCGGCGTCGCGCCGGACCACCAGCACACCAAGTCTGTCGTGCGAATCTTCGACCACACCTTCACCAACAAGCGCTTCGAGTGTTATCTCAACGTCGAGATCGGTTCGGACCTGACCCACGACGAGTTGTTGGCGCATCACCATGCCGTCATCTATGCGGTCGGGGCATCCCGCAGCCGGGAGCTCGACCTACCTGGTAACGAACTGCCCGGCAATCACTCTGCCGTCGACTTCGTGGGCTGGTACAACGGTCATCCGGATCACGCACATCATGTGTTTGATCTGTCCGGAGAGCGGGCCGTAATCATCGGCAACGGCAACGTCGCGCTGGATGTCGCGAGAGTGCTGCTGCTCGACACCGACCATCTGGCGACCACCGACATCGCACCATATGCCTTGGCTGCCTTGTCCGACAGCAGGATTCGCGAAGTGGTGGTCCTCGCGCGACGTGGACCCCGTGACGCGGCCTTCTCCACGGGCGAGTTCCTCGCTCTCGGCCACCTCCCCGGAGTCGACGTCATCATCGACAGCACCGACTTGGCGACCCGCCCGGACGACGATGTCGAGACTGTGCTCAAACTCCAGATCGCACGCGAGTACGCAGACCGGCCCAGCACCGCTGCAAACAAGCGGATCGTCTTCCGATTCGCGGCGTCTCCGACCGAAGTGGTCGGCTCTGACCGGGCCGAAGGCCTACGCGTGGCAACCAACGGCTCACCGGAAAGCGAACTGCTGACGGCGCCACTGATACTGCGCGCCATCGGATATCAAGGATCGGCGATCGATTCGCTGCCTTTCGACGCAGCAAGAGGCGTGGTTCCCAACGAAGGCGGTCGGGTCATCGATGAACACGGTCAGCCCGTCCCCGGTGTCTACGTGACCGGGTGGATCAAACGCGGACCGCGTGGCGTCATCGGCACCAACCGAAACTGCGCGGAAGAAACGGTCGCCGCCCTGCTGGAGGACTTTCATACCGGCAAGTTGGCCCCCGATGTGGCTGACCCCGCGGGCGTCAGGCGACTGCTCAGCGAGCGCGGATTGTCACCGATCGGATGGGCAGGTTGGCGGTCGATCGACGCCGCCGAACGTCGACGCGGGGCCGAGGTGTCCCGGCCCCGCGTGAAGTTCACAGCCATTGCCGACATGGTGTCGGCGGCGAATCTCTGA
- a CDS encoding amidohydrolase family protein, which produces MPLQDEHQIVSVDDHLVEHPRVWQDRLPQRFLDAGPRILEMDGKHLWSYDGQIFPTIGLNAVAGKPPEEWGMDPVRYEDMIPGCYDPVARIADMDVDGVQAALCFPSFPGFGGGTFYRAQDKELALLCVKAWNDFHIDEWCATAPDRYVPLAILPVWDIDATVAEAERVAAKGARTVSFPDSPVPLGLPSFHSDHWDPLWQVCSDAQMPVSLHFGSGSYVPGFSFSSMKPVPGQMVIPDAPFAVAITLFSTNLMWTTVDLLFSGKLQKFPNLQISLAEGGIGWVPYILERSDYVWERHRYYQNIDFDTRPSDLFKKHFWGCFIDDEHGLKNRHEIGIDRITLEIDFPHSDSNWPNSRQRAAEVLADVPDEECSLIVEQNARRMLNFPRVIAGEHELAGV; this is translated from the coding sequence GTGCCGCTTCAAGATGAACACCAGATCGTGTCCGTCGACGACCACCTAGTCGAACACCCGCGGGTGTGGCAAGACCGCCTGCCGCAGCGGTTCCTCGATGCCGGGCCGCGGATTCTTGAGATGGACGGTAAGCACCTGTGGAGCTACGACGGGCAGATCTTCCCGACGATCGGCCTCAACGCGGTGGCGGGCAAGCCGCCCGAGGAGTGGGGCATGGATCCAGTGCGCTACGAGGACATGATCCCCGGTTGTTATGACCCGGTGGCCCGCATTGCCGACATGGACGTGGACGGTGTGCAGGCCGCGCTGTGCTTTCCGTCCTTCCCGGGCTTCGGCGGCGGTACCTTCTATCGCGCCCAGGACAAGGAACTCGCCCTGCTGTGTGTGAAGGCGTGGAACGATTTCCATATCGACGAGTGGTGCGCCACCGCACCGGATCGTTATGTCCCGTTGGCGATCCTGCCGGTGTGGGATATCGATGCGACCGTCGCCGAGGCTGAGCGAGTGGCGGCGAAGGGGGCGCGGACGGTGTCGTTCCCGGACAGCCCGGTGCCGCTGGGGTTGCCGTCGTTTCATTCCGATCACTGGGATCCGTTGTGGCAGGTCTGCTCTGATGCGCAAATGCCGGTATCCCTGCACTTCGGGTCGGGCTCCTACGTGCCGGGGTTCTCGTTCTCGTCGATGAAGCCTGTGCCCGGCCAGATGGTCATCCCAGACGCCCCGTTCGCCGTGGCGATCACGCTGTTCTCCACCAACCTGATGTGGACGACGGTCGACCTCTTGTTCTCCGGCAAACTGCAGAAGTTCCCGAATCTGCAGATCTCGCTGGCCGAGGGCGGTATCGGCTGGGTGCCTTACATCCTGGAGCGCTCGGACTATGTGTGGGAACGTCACCGCTATTACCAGAACATCGATTTCGACACCCGGCCGTCGGATCTCTTCAAGAAGCATTTCTGGGGTTGCTTCATCGACGATGAGCACGGGTTGAAGAACCGCCACGAGATCGGTATCGACCGGATCACGCTTGAAATCGATTTCCCGCACAGCGATTCCAACTGGCCCAATTCGCGTCAGCGGGCCGCTGAGGTGCTCGCCGATGTGCCGGACGAAGAATGCTCACTGATCGTCGAGCAGAACGCCCGGCGGATGCTCAACTTCCCACGGGTCATTGCTGGCGAACACGAATTAGCCGGTGTCTGA
- a CDS encoding TetR/AcrR family transcriptional regulator: MAPTPDKTRRPGYAPSDNVGVGRRGLHTRQRILTCAADAFLSNGFHSTSLDTIAKEANASRATVYQYFAGKEEIFRELSDAAGRAVLDHGERLGDLGPTVHGFGALHRWLTGWADIYDAHTAAFAEYPGIGTEMSVIDAGPVAEEYRRRVTARLNAAKLQGLGTDDAAAALMRIPHMVHLYRHRAMFPLPAREVVSWSLAVALQLMLFPDTPAEALAAPPPITGATDMPTDVAERAAPEPATVTDELSPIAHDVLLASSSLFAEHGYYAVSMEDIAAATDISRATLYRYFSAKDKILAELTREAVAEIEESATALTRIADTDAFTRWVHGYVRFHRGYRGVIRAWFDGTVAEQLSDAAVGHGIGAIHLAVNTLLQTIELPDAIDREAAGAVFLAVLGRMTEPTAIDEPDSDERAGDLIVNLLRRSLLRSAWGQPGAPT, from the coding sequence ATGGCGCCTACCCCCGACAAGACACGCCGTCCCGGTTACGCCCCGTCGGACAACGTCGGCGTGGGACGACGCGGCTTGCACACTCGGCAGCGGATCCTGACCTGCGCTGCCGACGCCTTTCTGTCCAACGGCTTCCACAGCACCTCCCTGGACACCATCGCCAAGGAGGCAAACGCCTCCCGAGCGACCGTCTACCAGTACTTCGCCGGCAAGGAGGAGATCTTCCGTGAACTGAGTGACGCGGCCGGGCGCGCCGTACTCGACCATGGCGAACGACTGGGCGATCTTGGCCCGACCGTGCACGGGTTTGGAGCGTTGCACCGCTGGCTCACCGGATGGGCCGACATCTATGACGCCCACACGGCCGCGTTCGCGGAGTACCCCGGTATCGGTACCGAGATGTCGGTCATTGATGCCGGTCCAGTCGCCGAGGAGTATCGCAGGCGCGTGACTGCCCGGCTAAACGCCGCGAAACTGCAAGGACTCGGCACCGATGATGCGGCGGCGGCGCTCATGCGCATCCCGCACATGGTCCACCTCTACCGGCACCGCGCGATGTTCCCGCTGCCTGCCCGCGAGGTGGTGTCGTGGTCGCTGGCCGTTGCCTTGCAGCTCATGCTCTTCCCCGACACCCCGGCAGAGGCCTTGGCCGCACCACCCCCAATCACCGGAGCGACCGACATGCCGACTGACGTCGCCGAACGAGCCGCGCCCGAGCCCGCCACGGTGACCGACGAGCTGTCGCCGATAGCCCACGACGTTCTGTTGGCCAGCTCGTCATTGTTCGCCGAGCATGGCTACTACGCGGTCAGCATGGAGGACATCGCAGCCGCTACCGATATCAGCCGCGCCACGCTGTACCGGTATTTCAGCGCCAAGGACAAGATCCTCGCCGAACTCACCCGCGAGGCGGTGGCCGAGATCGAGGAGTCCGCCACCGCCCTGACTCGTATCGCCGACACCGACGCGTTCACAAGATGGGTTCATGGCTATGTCCGGTTCCACCGCGGCTACCGCGGTGTCATCCGGGCCTGGTTCGATGGCACCGTCGCCGAGCAGCTCTCCGACGCTGCGGTGGGTCACGGTATCGGGGCGATCCACCTGGCGGTGAATACGTTGCTGCAGACCATCGAACTGCCGGACGCTATCGACCGCGAAGCGGCCGGTGCGGTGTTTCTCGCGGTATTGGGACGGATGACCGAACCGACTGCGATCGACGAACCCGACAGCGACGAGCGCGCCGGCGACCTCATCGTGAACTTGCTGCGACGCTCCCTGCTTCGCTCGGCCTGGGGTCAGCCCGGGGCGCCGACGTAG
- a CDS encoding DUF732 domain-containing protein, producing the protein MRKLISSVGLPALLAAVMVGTPVAHADNVGYLVNVTVRPGYNFANADQALAYGYGVCDKIAAGKSYAQLVGDIKSDFNTSDEFQASYLISQSAQELCPAQIWQLRNSAAGYVGAPG; encoded by the coding sequence ATGAGGAAACTAATCTCATCGGTCGGGCTCCCCGCGCTGTTGGCTGCCGTGATGGTGGGCACGCCGGTGGCCCATGCGGACAACGTCGGGTATCTCGTCAACGTGACGGTGCGGCCCGGATACAACTTCGCCAACGCGGACCAGGCACTGGCTTACGGGTACGGGGTGTGCGACAAGATCGCAGCGGGCAAGAGCTATGCCCAGCTGGTCGGTGATATCAAGTCCGACTTCAACACCTCGGACGAATTCCAGGCTTCGTATCTGATCTCGCAATCGGCCCAGGAGCTGTGCCCGGCCCAGATCTGGCAGTTGCGCAATTCAGCGGCGGGCTACGTCGGCGCCCCGGGCTGA